A stretch of Oncorhynchus mykiss isolate Arlee chromosome 12, USDA_OmykA_1.1, whole genome shotgun sequence DNA encodes these proteins:
- the LOC110536967 gene encoding melanoma antigen recognized by T-cells 1-like: protein MPRGDFNVYFASRGGPHVRNEEAAGIALLVFILAALLILGCWYFRRRCGYKMIRSPRSGSLPGFSGGQFNEGGATAENKMGLSDLRPLVPNAPPAYETITSGPLPPPYSP from the exons ATGCCTCGCGGTGACTTCAATGTTTATTTTGCAAGCAGAGGAGGACCCCATGTCAGGAACGAAGA GGCAGCAGGCATAGCTCTGTTGGTCTTCATACTTGCAGCCCTTCTCATCCTCGGATGCTGGTATTTTAGGAGGAGATGTGGGTACAAAATGATTAGG AGCCCAAGATCAGGGTCCCTGCCAGGATTCAGTGGAGGACAGTTCAACGAGGGAGGAGCCACAGCAGAAAACAAGATGGGCCTCAGTGACCTCCGACCTTTG GTTCCCAATGCCCCTCCTGCATATGAGACGATAACATCAGGACCCctacctcctccctactccccctaA